A region of the Anaerohalosphaeraceae bacterium genome:
GTCGTCAATCTCCTCATACATCAAAACCGCCCCCAGATGCGACAGGTTGTTCCGAAGCACATGCGCCGAATTATGCTCATCAAAATAAAAATTCCGGCCGCCGTTTCGAATCCCGCTGCACTGATAGACGGTCACGCCCGTAATATTCCCGTTCACATCGATTCCATGATGGGGATTGTCAAAGGCCGCACAATACACCAAAAAATGTCCGCCGGCGCCGGCTCCCAGCTTAAACCCGTTCCCGTCCCCGGCAAAGGCGGTATCTCCCCAAAGATTGATTCCGTTTCGAAAGGCCCAGCACCGCTCAAATGTGACGGCCTCACTGGGAGGAGTTGTATTCCAGCAGTCATAGCCGTCATCCGAATTGCTCCACGCCCGACACCCCCGAAGAATATTGCCCGGACCAACCCCGAATTTGACGGCAAATCCGTCCGCGTTCTCCCCGTGATTGGCCGGGTCGTAATTCTCATAGGAATCACAGTTCAGGAGCAGATTATACGCCGCACCGGTATGCAGCTGGATGCCGGAATCTTCATTCCAGCGGGCCGTAATCCGCTCAATCTGATTATGCCCGCCGGTAATGTACAGCCCGTTATCGCCCGCATTTTGGATAATAAAGTCGTAAAACACCCAGTAGCTGCCGCTTAGTTCAATCCCGCGAGTCCCCGTGGACGTGCCTGAAAAGTCAAGAATAACCGTTTCACCGGGATAAGAACGCAGCGTGATCGGATTCTCCAAAGTTCCGCTTTTGCTGATGGAAACTTTCGTGGAATAAGCATGCTGTCCGCCTCGAAGGAAAATCGTATCCC
Encoded here:
- a CDS encoding right-handed parallel beta-helix repeat-containing protein, whose product is MMMRRVWLAGGVFVWLAIGWPVWVWAAEYYVSPSGSDSNSGTLSSPFKTIGRAVTAASAGDTIFLRGGQHAYSTKVSISKSGTLENPITLRSYPGETVILDFSGTSTGTRGIELSGSYWVFYDFIIQNAGDNGLYITGGHNQIERITARWNEDSGIQLHTGAAYNLLLNCDSYENYDPANHGENADGFAVKFGVGPGNILRGCRAWSNSDDGYDCWNTTPPSEAVTFERCWAFRNGINLWGDTAFAGDGNGFKLGAGAGGHFLVYCAAFDNPHHGIDVNGNITGVTVYQCSGIRNGGRNFYFDEHNSAHVLRNNLSHLGAVLMYEEIDDQFNSWNGFVLTDEDFAELDSAGADGLREADGSLPRLGFARLRAGSAAIDAGAILGLEYLEAGPDLGAFEYIPGDCAADGRVNLLDVERLAEWWLMGACGRCGGADLNGSGSVNLSDWKRAASYWLKTGF